The nucleotide window ATATTAGGTATAGATGAGCAAAGATCTGAGATATCTCGGGTAGTTCGGATATCAAAAAACATTACACAAACTAAAATCGGGTTTTTATAGTTAATATCCTAAATTAGGACGGGCTATTTCCAATTCGGGTGCTTCGGATCTGAGTTTAGATAATCCTTGTTCGGGGATTGGGTATCGGGTATTATTTACCCACCCCTAGACCTTATCTAGGTTCAAGGCCTCGACTCGACGTGAGTGCTAATTAACAGCGAGGCGCGGCTTAGTCTTTGGGAGGTGTTTATAGGGTAGGATGTGCGTGCGTGCATTGATAAAGATGAGTATGCGCACATGTATGTCTTGTGATTAAAAAAGAGAGaatagtaatagtaagataatcAATTGATATCAACACGTTAATCCTAGGCGGTGGGAGTCTACTCCCACGCGTCTTTCCAACCGAGGTGTCTCACCACTAAAAAAAATATGTAGTTTTTTGAAAAGTTTCCGGTGGCCCACCAGTGATAGTGAAACATAATGTATATATAGCTTGACAAAGAAAGGTCAAGCATCCCGATTTTTGTCCGATTGCTTTAAACTCCTTGCTTTTTTTTAAGAGAAAGTCGTTATTAAAtacgtgcaggtcaaactttctcaactttgactagttttgtagaaaatacgtgaaatatttatatctccaaataagtttattatgaaagtatattcaacgatctatatAATGATACTaaatatgtattataaatattaatattattttatatataacaggtcaaagttaaaaaaaaagttaacttATCGGAAAGCGAGAATAACTTCTATTTTACAACAAAGGGAGTAAGTAACAAGCATATATTCGTGGACTACAATTCCCAGGTGAAGCTAAAACAGCATTACCTGCAGATAACCACATCTACTAACTTGATCTGGTTTATTTATTGCTGAAAAATGCTTAACTTACTCTATTTGCCTGTGATTAATTGGATACATGCATGGATTGATCTTTGAAGAAACATAAATATATATTTACTTGATTTTTCTATATTGTGCATAAAGACACAGAACACAACACACAgtaaccatgcatgcatgcatacccACTTATTCATACTCAAAACAACCAAACACTACAATAAGATGTCTATATATGCAAATAAAACTGGACACTGGAAAAGTGGAAAGGGAAAGAGTCCAACCTAGAACATTAAAAAGAAATCCAATTGCACAAACACGTACCTACCACTCTGACAGCGCGATCCTGCACTGTGTAAAAAACTAACAACTAATAATTAATATAACACCGTACGTAGTGCAACAGCTAATCCACCGGTCCATTATGGGCAGCTCATCAGAATTCAGAAGCAAAAGGTGGAACGCCGCGACCGCCGCTCGTCGCCGCCATGGTCCACGGCAAGGCAGCGTTGCTGCTGCTGGTGATCCGTTGGCGATGACGGCGGTGACCGCCTCCTGATGTTCAGGTTCAGCCAGCCGATGATCCAACCTCCGGGAGGCCAAGAGGCTGACCTCTTCCTCAACTTCTTAGCCTTGGACTGGGACACCGACTGCTGGTAGGACGGTGGCGGCGAGATCGGCGGCACGGtcctggcggcggcggccgaggcCGGGGTGACGGAGCTCTTGGGCGTGCCTGGCTTGGACTCCCACAGGAACGGCACGGTGCCGGCGCCCAGGCTGTAGTATACCCTGAAGGACGCGTTGGCCACGCTCGAGCGATCCCTTGAGACGATCCTCGAGCTGAAGAGCTTGGGCCCTTCTTGCTTGTTACTGGAGGAGCTCATCATCTGCTCTGCTCATATGAAAGAGAGAGAAATGGATggatgtagagagagagagagagagagagagagagagagagatgcctTGCACTTTGCAGAGAGAGCTAGCTGGTTGGGAAGAAGTTGCAACGAGCTAGAGAAGGTGTGTGGCACAACACGTACACAATTGAATGAGGGATGTGATTGAGAGTGAGTGAGGAGGAGGGTGTGTGTGTATATAAGGGGCCTTTGATTCGATGGGGATGGCTTTTTTGGGAGGCTTGAGGCTCAAGGGGGAGAGAGTACTGGGACACAAAAGTCATGTGTTGTGGTGGTGCCCATAGCAAAAGAAAAATGTGTTGCTGTGGGGGGTGGCGATTAAGTTGAGCTTAGGTGATAATGACCATAATTAATGGTGCAATATTGCTGGGCTAAAAATGGCGTATGGTTGTTTCATTTAAAGAAGATGATAGGAATAATTACCATGGTGGATAGTAGAAAAGAAAAGTGAGAAGGGAGATTGTTAAAAGGGGAAGACGTGGCATCACGAGGGAAGAAGCTTCAAATGTGCAGTAGCTAACTTTTCTATTGAGACAAATATCCATTTGTAGCCTCGTATGTTTGGTAAAGAAGGTTCATCCTACTCATCATTTTGGGTGTGTTTGGTAGGGTTTCTTGGGGCTCCAACTCCTCCAACACCTCGTATGTTTGCAGGTGCATTTTTCTCTCTCTTGCAAAATAAACATCGAGCCGGAAGAAGCCACGCAGAGCCAAATGTGGCCTTTGTACGTAATATCTCTATTAATTTACTGGACATACTAGAGGGCATGCCaatctttctaaaaaaaattattgACGCCCAAATTAAAGTGCTAATATATCACACTTGTAATATTCTAAGTACATCTCTGAAACGTACTCCTGCTTAAGTCCAGAACTGTCAGTAAAAAAAAGGAAATTAAAGCAgagtaagggcatgtttggttccttTAGTCcgcggactaaagtttagtccatagACTAAAGTTTAGTTCGGACCCTGTTTGGTTCCAGGGACTAAAGCCCATTAATACAGTTGTATAAAGACAATATTACCTCTGTTGAGATGAAGATATTACAGCTGCTGGCCACGGGTGGGATGGTGAGTAAAGAGGGGCAGGATTGTCTCCAGAACACTTTAGTCCAGTTTAGTCACCCCCTCATGGACTAGAGGACTAAACCCTTTAGtccaaattttagtccatgtgttTGGCATTTTAGGGACTAAAAGTGAGCATTTTAGTCTACATTTTAGTTTAGTCCGtgaaaccaaacatgccctaagtaCGAGGGAGCAAATAAAACATCAACTAGCTTAACTGATTCCCTACATGATTGTGTCATCTTACCTTTCTAGACAGCAAAATTAGTGGTACTATGAGGTCAAAAACAAAACAAGAGAGTTAGTGACAAATGTCCACCTAAAGGTTCAATTTGACATATATATAAAACTTATACGCCCAATGTTTCCCCTCGAAGAAAAGAATTTTCGAATCTTTCAACCAAAGATCAGAaaggcgcgcacacacacacgaaTTGAACGTGCAACTACTTACCCTCTGAACATGGATCCATTAAGTACTAGGACAGCAGGGTACTTTAGTTTTGGTTCTCTAAGGCCTTTTGCAAAAGCAGGTCTTTTGCAACAGGATTAGACAATACCTTTATTCTGCTTTATGCTTTGTTTTGGCTGATTCCATGGTTTTTGCGTCTGCTTCACCAGAAACAGGAGTGTGTAAAGAGTAGTTCAATCGAGTGGCTTGTAGCGTCTTGTCCATAACCGGATGACTTTGAACAAATGGCAGTCATAAATTTTGGATCGTATTGCAGTCGGTACAATGACTTCATGACGTACTTTTTTGGACAGGGACCGAAATCTTATACTACAAAATCTGGAAACGATTTGTTCGTATTTGAGCACCATTCAAACAATAGGAAAGTCACGAAAGTGTAAAATTAAATGGTTGAGATATGTAGATCTCAGATAGGAAGGAAGTAGACATGAGCGCTACGTAAAATTCAAAGTTGTTCCCACTCAAATTAAAACAAACCTATCCTATCAATTCATTGATTCGTGAGATTTTAAGGGCAGTCTCAatgaaaaaaactagtagtttctataatataggatactgcacaaaaaagtactgctttccaatccatggtttctatgagtaataattattttctctttctctctcccaactctatcttcttcctccaatgagagtgcggcacgagcccgctagaaactggtggtttctcaccaatggcgatttcatggtttctgggtgcattgggtcaagagaagacctgatttcttcatgaggaaaccatttctacgatttttgctctctttcttcattaattacattaccatgtcagcgttttgcctacgtggcaagtcatttaatgaggatagaaaccatcatcaatacaccattgggactgccctaataaCATCATTGGTATTATAGCATTATCAGTTTCCCTCCTACACATCAATTGCAATGATGAACTTCTGATATCATATTATGTATGTCATGAGCATTAATAGCTCAACAGAAAAAGTTGATTTCCAGATAATTCACTAAGATCCCTTGAAAAGATGCAGGATTTCTTCTGGATCTATGCCTTTTGGTTAAGCATGCATTGAGTATATAATATTGATTTAGTTTTCTTATATTTATTATGCCATGGATTTCATATACACAGGCCAGCAGTCTACTAGTTCCTCTGTCCTAAAGTATTATGAACATTGAAAGGGCATTATATTATGACCATACAGTAAAATGCACCCCGGGTCCTTAAACTTTTTATGGACTCTTAATTGGGTCCTTGAACTAAAAAAGTGACTATCTTTATCCTCAATCCATTGTTAATTCTCACTTGGTTCCTCAAACTAAAAAAGTGATCATCTGGATCCTCAATCTACTATTGCGCTCAACTAAAGGTCCAAAACCCAAACTCCTGATGCCTTCCTACGTGGCCCTATAGAATGGAATTGTACAACTGGATGCCTCGTATTGATCACAGGTGGtgtacatatataggaatacagagtggcctttggccatggctatACATGCGCGAGCGGCTATGCGTGCAAAGCGGGAGCGTGGACGCCGCGGAGACCGGGCGCGCATGCGTGCGGGAGCGCATGCTCTGCGGTCGAGGACGTTGGCGAGTGCGCGGCCATGGCGCACGAGTCCGTTGGAGACTTGGCGTCGCTGAAGACTCGGGCAGAGCTCTAGCCATTGGCGGTGCTCCGCTGACACCCCCCCCCCCGTAGTGTCGACGTCGGCAGTCGTGACGGAGAGGCTGTCCCTGAAGTCGAAGAAGAGCGCCGAAGGGAGACCTTTGGTGAACACATCGGCTAGCTGTCGCGCACTGGGTACATGCGTGACGCGGAGCTCGCCAATGGCTACCTTTTCCCGGACGAAGTGTATATCAAGTTCGATGTGTTTGGTGCGTCGGTGATGGACTGGGGTTCCTAGACATGTACACCGAGGAGATGTTGTCGCAGAAcgccaccgttgccgtgggcACCTTGTACAGAAGTTCGCCGAGGAGTTGGCGTAGCCATGAGCACTCGGACACAGCATTGGCTATGGCGCGATACTCAGCCTCGGCACTCGACCTCGATACCGTGGTTTGTCGTTTAGATGACCACGAGATGAGGGATGAGCCAAGGAAGACGCAGAAGCCCGATGTAGATCGCCTCGTGTCCGGGCATCCAACCCAGTCCGCATCCGAGTAGGCAGTGATCGTCGGCGAGGAAATGGCGTGCAGTTGAATGCCGAGATGAGCGGTGCCCTTGACGTACCGAAGGATACGCTTGAGCATGGTGAGATGCACATCCCGCGGCGCATGCATGTGAAGGCAAACTTGTTGCACAGCATATGCGATGTCGGGGCGGGTGATCGTCAAGTATTGTAGGGCACCGGCGAGGCTCCGATAGGAGGTGGCGTCGTCGATGAGGGTGCCGTCTGTTGCCGAAGCCTTGCCCTTCATGTCTGCCGGAGTAGCGACAGATTTGCAGTTCGCCATACCTGCGCGCTCCAGCAGGTCTTCGGCGTACTGCGTCTGGGAGAGGAAGAAGCCGTTGCCTGTGCGTCGAACACCAATGCCGAGGAAGTGGTGGACGGGCCCCATGTCCTTCACTTTGAAGGCGTCCTGCAGCCGCTTGACGATGTGCTGAAGAAGTCCAGTCGATGATGCGGAGAGGATCATGTCATCGACGTACAAGCAGGAGATACGCCTCGGCACCATCGCGGTTGTACACGAAGAGAGACGTATCCGCTCTCGACTGTACAAAGCCGAGCGAGGTCACGTGCCCGACGAAGCGGTCGAACCACGCACGGGGAGCTTGCCGGAGGCCGTAGAGGGAGCGTGACAGGAGGCAGATGTGATCCGGCCGTGCGGGATCGGCTGAAGCCCGTGGGCTGCTGACAGTAGACTTGTTCATGTAGGTTGCCGTGCAAGAAGGCGTTGGAGATGTCGAGTTGATGAGCCGGCCACTTGCGGGATGCCACGAGCGTGAGGACAGTGTGTATAGTCAGCCGGCTTGATCACCGGTGAGAACGTTTCGCCGAAGTCGATGGCGGGTCGTTGAGTGAACCCACGGAGGACCCATCGAGCTTTGTAACGCTCAAGGGTGCCATTGGGTTTCATCTTATGCTTGAACACCCATTTCCCGGTGATGATGCGAGCGCCGAGGTGGCCTGGGAACGAGGGTCTAGGTCTGGTTGGCCTGCAGTGCGTCGTACTCGGCTTTCATGGCCGTGTACCAGTTGTCGTCTTTGAGAGCCGAGTGGACGCTGCGAGGCACCGGCGAAAGCGTTCCTGTGGCCGCCAAGGCATACTTGGGGTTCGACTTGTGGATCCCGTCATGCGCTCGAGTGACCATCGGGTGACCTGTGGTCACTGGTGGGCGCGATGGTGCGATCGGGGACGAGGTCATGGGCGACGTCGTGGGCGACGTCGTGGGCGACGCTGTGGGCGACTGTCGCGGGCGATGTCGTAGTCGATGCCGCAGGAGCCTGGAGCAGGTATAGGTTGTGCCGTAGTCGATGTCGGGGTGGCCACGGATTGTTCGGGGGCGCCTCCTGAACGCACAGTTCGTGCCCACGTCGGATGGTGCGGCAGCTCGGTGACAAGACGCTGCGGCGCATCGTCCTCAGGCAGAGTTGGTGGAGAGGATGAACTTGACGCAAGGCTCGTGGAGGTCGAGGTCGTGGAAGGGGAAGACGTCCTCGTCGAAGACGACATGCCGGGACGTGATGACGCAGCCGGTGGTGATGTTGTAGCATCTGTAGCCGCGGTGATCGGCCGGGTACCCGATGAAGACGCACGTAGTTGAGCGCGCTGCAAGCTTGTGCGCGGACGTGGAGATCATGTTGGGGTAGCAGCGGCACCCGAACACTCGGAGCTCGTCGTAGGCGGGCGGCATGCCGAAGAGGAGCGAGTACGGCGTCGCGGAGGCTATGGCGCGACACGGGCGCCGGTTGATCAGATACGTGGCCGTGGCGAGAGCCTCGGCCAAGAACGCCAGGGGAGCTGCACTGTGAATCAACATAGTTCTCACACAATCGTTAGTGGTACGCAAGATGCATTCCGCCTTGCCATTCTACTGCGATGTATAGGGACATGAGAGATGCAGCTGAATGCTGAGAGAGGACAGAAGGAGGCGCATGGCATATGAATCAAACTCGCGGCCATTATCTGTCTAAAAAGCAAGAATGGGGAGGCGGAATTAGGGTGTGAACGTATGAGATGAACGCGCGAATGGTGGGGAAAACGTCAGACTTGTTGCGCAAGGGGATGGTCCAGAGGTAGTGTGTATAATCATCAAGAAAAACAACATAATATTTATATCCAGAGTGGCTATAAACGGGAGAAGTCCAGACATCTGAATGCACTATTTGAAAAGGGAAAAAATGTATGTGATGCTGAATTACTGAAAGGTAAACGAGTATGCTTGCCTAAGCAGCAAGAAGTGCAAGAGTGAACATCAGCCTTATTACATTGAAaaggaaaagtttgtaaaacttgAGATGTAACTGGTTGGCCGGGATGTCCGAGCCGCTGATGCCACAGAGACGTCGTCGATGATGCAGTGAGAGCTTGATGAGGTGGAAGGCGGAGGGGGTAGAGATCGCCGCTGCTCTCACATCGGAGCATTCTCCTCCCTGGAAGGAAGATCCTTTATGGAGAAACCAGAGGGGTCAAATTCAATGGAAACATTGTTATCACGAGTTAAACGACGAACGGAGATTAAATTCTTGATGAGTGAAGGAGAAACAAGAACATCAT belongs to Miscanthus floridulus cultivar M001 chromosome 4, ASM1932011v1, whole genome shotgun sequence and includes:
- the LOC136551159 gene encoding uncharacterized protein, with amino-acid sequence MMSSSSNKQEGPKLFSSRIVSRDRSSVANASFRVYYSLGAGTVPFLWESKPGTPKSSVTPASAAAARTVPPISPPPSYQQSVSQSKAKKLRKRSASWPPGGWIIGWLNLNIRRRSPPSSPTDHQQQQRCLAVDHGGDERRSRRSTFCF
- the LOC136548244 gene encoding uncharacterized mitochondrial protein AtMg00810-like, giving the protein MVPRRISCLYVDDMILSASSTGLLQHIVKRLQDAFKVKDMGPVHHFLGIGVRRTGNGFFLSQTQYAEDLLERAGMANCKSVATPADMKGKASATDGTLIDDATSYRSLAGALQYLTITRPDIAYAVQQVCLHMHAPRDVHLTMLKRILRYVKGTAHLGIQLHAISSPTITAYSDADWVGCPDTRRSTSGFCVFLGSSLISWSSKRQTTVSRSSAEAEYRAIANAVSECSWLRQLLGELLYKVPTATVAFCDNISSVYMSRNPSPSPTHQTHRT